A window of the Loxodonta africana isolate mLoxAfr1 chromosome 3, mLoxAfr1.hap2, whole genome shotgun sequence genome harbors these coding sequences:
- the CNN1 gene encoding calponin-1 isoform X3, whose protein sequence is MDGLKDGIILCEFINKLQPGSVKKVNESTQNWHQLENIGNFIKAITKYGVKPHDIFEANDLFENTNHTQVQSTLLALASMAKTKGNKVDVGVKYAEKQERKFEPEKLREGRNIIGLQMGTNKFASQQGMTAYGTRRHLYDPKLGTDQPLDQATISLQMGTNKGASQAGMTAPGTKRQIFEPGLGMEHCDTLNVSLQMGSNKGASQRGMTVYGLPRQVYDPKYCLTSEYPELSEPAHNHHQHNYYNSA, encoded by the exons ATGGATGGCCTCAAAGATGGCATCATTCTTTGCGA GTTCATCAATAAGCTCCAGCCAGGCTCTGTGAAGAAGGTAAACGAGTCAACCCAAAATTGGCACCAG CTGGAGAACATCGGCAACTTCATCAAGGCCATCACCAAGTATGGCGTGAAGCCCCATGACATCTTTGAGGCAAACGACCTGTTTGAGAACACCAACCATACCCAAGTACAGTCCACCCTCCTGGCCCTGGCTAGCATG GCCAAGACAAAAGGAAACAAAGTGGATGTGGGGGTGAAGTATGCAGAGAAGCAGGAGCGGAAATTTGAGCCGGAGAAGCTAAGAGAAGGGCGGAACATCATTGGGCTGCAG ATGGGCACCAACAAGTTCGCCAGCCAGCAGGGCATGACAGCCTACGGCACTCGGCGCCACCTCTATGACCCCAAGCTGGGCACGGACCAACCCCTGGACCAGGCCACTATCAGTCTGCAGATGGGCACCAACAAGGGAGCCAGCCAg GCTGGCATGACTGCGCCTGGGACCAAGCGGCAGATCTTTGAGCCAGGGCTGGGCATGGAGCACTGTGACACGCTCAACGTCAGCCTGCAGATGGGCAGCAACAAGGGAGCCTCGCAGAGGGGCATGACAGTGTATGGGCTGCCACGCCAGGTCTACGACCCCAAGTACTGCCTGACGTCCGAATACCCGGAGTTGAGCGAGCCTGCCCACAACCACCACCAGCACAACTATTATAACTCAGCCTAG
- the ELOF1 gene encoding transcription elongation factor 1 homolog, whose translation MGRRKSKRKPPPKKKMTGTLETQFTCPFCNHEKSCDVKMDRARNTGVISCTVCLEEFQTPITYLSEPVDVYSDWIDACEAANQ comes from the exons ATGGGACGCAGAAAGTCAAAACGGAAGCCACCCCCCAAGAAGAAGATGACAGGCACCCTAGAGACGCAGTTCACCTGCCCCTTCTGCAACCACGAGAAGTCTTGTGACGTGAAAAT GGACCGTGCCCGCAACACTGGAGTCATCTCTTGTACTGTGTGCCTAGAGGAATTCCAGACGCCCATCACAT ATCTCTCAGAACCAGTGGACGTATACAGCGATTGGATAGATGCCTGTGAGGCGGCCAACCAATAG
- the ECSIT gene encoding evolutionarily conserved signaling intermediate in Toll pathway, mitochondrial isoform X3, which yields MSCVQAMLLARGLSRGWGGIFGAALIGAPFSQVAPKVPRGLHCSAATHSSDSDSSVVPRPPEPSRWPMKGLAPHQELFGQAPSGERDKASFVQAVQNFKQHSVRRRGHVDFIYLALRQMRQYGVERDLAVYNLLLDIFPKEVFRPRSIIQYIFVHYPRQQECGLAILEQMENHGVMPNKETEFLLIQIFGHKSYPMLKFLRMKLWFSRFKNINPFPVPQDLPQDPVDLAKLGLRHMEPDLSARVTIYQMPLSKDSTGAADPTQPHIVGSGGDSGGMEPLLPHAAGPGLWEERLG from the exons ATGAGCTGTGTCCAAGCCATGCTGCTAGCCCGGGGCCTCTCTCGGGGCTGGGGAGGCATCTTCGGGGCCGCCCTCATAGGAGCCCCCTTCTCTCAG GTTGCCCCCAAGGTCCCGCGGGGCCTCCACTGTAGTGCAGCCACCCACAgctctgactctgactcttcGGTGGTCCCACGCCCCCCTGAGCCTTCGAGGTGGCCCATGAAGGGCCTGGCGCCCCACCAGGAGCTGTTTGGGCAGGCGCCTAGCGGGGAGCGGGACAAGGCGAGCTTTGTGCAGGCCGTACAGAACTTCAAGCAGCACAGCGTGCGCAGGCGGGGCCACGTTGACTTCATCTACCTGGCCCTGCGCCAGATGCGGCAGTACGGCGTTGAGCGGGACCTGGCCGTCTACAACCTGCTGCTGGACATCTTCCCCAAGGAGGTCTTCCGGCCACGCAGCATCATCCAGTACATCTTCGTACACTATCCTCGGCAGCAGGAGTGTGGCCTCGCCATCCTGGAGCAGATGGAGAACCACG GGGTGATGCCCAACAAGGAGACAGAGTTCCTGCTGATTCAGATATTTGGACACAAAAGCTACCCCATGCTCAAGTTCCTGCGCATGAAGCTGTGGTTCTCCCGCTTCAAGAACATCAACCCCTTCCCTGTGCCCCAGGACCTGCCCCAGGACCCGGTGGACCTGGCCAAGTTGGGCCTGCGGCACATGGAGCCTGACCTCAGCGCCAGGGTCACCATCTACCAG ATGCCTTTGTCCAAAGACTCCACAGGGGCAGCGGATCCCACCCAGCCCCACATTGTAG GAAGTGGAGGAGATTCTGGAGGAATGGAACCTTTACTACCCCATGCAGCTGGACCTGGACTATGGGAGGAGCGGCTGGGATGA
- the CNN1 gene encoding calponin-1 isoform X1, whose translation MSSAHFNRGPAYGLSAEVKNKLAQKYDHQREQELREWIEGVTGRRIGNNFMDGLKDGIILCEFINKLQPGSVKKVNESTQNWHQLENIGNFIKAITKYGVKPHDIFEANDLFENTNHTQVQSTLLALASMAKTKGNKVDVGVKYAEKQERKFEPEKLREGRNIIGLQMGTNKFASQQGMTAYGTRRHLYDPKLGTDQPLDQATISLQMGTNKGASQAGMTAPGTKRQIFEPGLGMEHCDTLNVSLQMGSNKGASQRGMTVYGLPRQVYDPKYCLTSEYPELSEPAHNHHQHNYYNSA comes from the exons ATGTCCTCTGCTCACTTCAACCGAGGCCCTGCCTACGGGCTGTCGGCTGAGGTCAAGAACAAG ctggCCCAGAAGTACGACCACCAGCGGGAGCAGGAGCTGCGCGAGTGGATCGAGGGGGTGACAGGACGTCGCATCGGCAACAACTTCATGGATGGCCTCAAAGATGGCATCATTCTTTGCGA GTTCATCAATAAGCTCCAGCCAGGCTCTGTGAAGAAGGTAAACGAGTCAACCCAAAATTGGCACCAG CTGGAGAACATCGGCAACTTCATCAAGGCCATCACCAAGTATGGCGTGAAGCCCCATGACATCTTTGAGGCAAACGACCTGTTTGAGAACACCAACCATACCCAAGTACAGTCCACCCTCCTGGCCCTGGCTAGCATG GCCAAGACAAAAGGAAACAAAGTGGATGTGGGGGTGAAGTATGCAGAGAAGCAGGAGCGGAAATTTGAGCCGGAGAAGCTAAGAGAAGGGCGGAACATCATTGGGCTGCAG ATGGGCACCAACAAGTTCGCCAGCCAGCAGGGCATGACAGCCTACGGCACTCGGCGCCACCTCTATGACCCCAAGCTGGGCACGGACCAACCCCTGGACCAGGCCACTATCAGTCTGCAGATGGGCACCAACAAGGGAGCCAGCCAg GCTGGCATGACTGCGCCTGGGACCAAGCGGCAGATCTTTGAGCCAGGGCTGGGCATGGAGCACTGTGACACGCTCAACGTCAGCCTGCAGATGGGCAGCAACAAGGGAGCCTCGCAGAGGGGCATGACAGTGTATGGGCTGCCACGCCAGGTCTACGACCCCAAGTACTGCCTGACGTCCGAATACCCGGAGTTGAGCGAGCCTGCCCACAACCACCACCAGCACAACTATTATAACTCAGCCTAG
- the CNN1 gene encoding calponin-1 isoform X2 translates to MSSAHFNRGPAYGLSAEVKNKLAQKYDHQREQELREWIEGVTGRRIGNNFMDGLKDGIILCEFINKLQPGSVKKVNESTQNWHQLENIGNFIKAITKYGVKPHDIFEANDLFENTNHTQVQSTLLALASMAKTKGNKVDVGVKYAEKQERKFEPEKLREGRNIIGLQMGTNKGASQAGMTAPGTKRQIFEPGLGMEHCDTLNVSLQMGSNKGASQRGMTVYGLPRQVYDPKYCLTSEYPELSEPAHNHHQHNYYNSA, encoded by the exons ATGTCCTCTGCTCACTTCAACCGAGGCCCTGCCTACGGGCTGTCGGCTGAGGTCAAGAACAAG ctggCCCAGAAGTACGACCACCAGCGGGAGCAGGAGCTGCGCGAGTGGATCGAGGGGGTGACAGGACGTCGCATCGGCAACAACTTCATGGATGGCCTCAAAGATGGCATCATTCTTTGCGA GTTCATCAATAAGCTCCAGCCAGGCTCTGTGAAGAAGGTAAACGAGTCAACCCAAAATTGGCACCAG CTGGAGAACATCGGCAACTTCATCAAGGCCATCACCAAGTATGGCGTGAAGCCCCATGACATCTTTGAGGCAAACGACCTGTTTGAGAACACCAACCATACCCAAGTACAGTCCACCCTCCTGGCCCTGGCTAGCATG GCCAAGACAAAAGGAAACAAAGTGGATGTGGGGGTGAAGTATGCAGAGAAGCAGGAGCGGAAATTTGAGCCGGAGAAGCTAAGAGAAGGGCGGAACATCATTGGGCTGCAG ATGGGCACCAACAAGGGAGCCAGCCAg GCTGGCATGACTGCGCCTGGGACCAAGCGGCAGATCTTTGAGCCAGGGCTGGGCATGGAGCACTGTGACACGCTCAACGTCAGCCTGCAGATGGGCAGCAACAAGGGAGCCTCGCAGAGGGGCATGACAGTGTATGGGCTGCCACGCCAGGTCTACGACCCCAAGTACTGCCTGACGTCCGAATACCCGGAGTTGAGCGAGCCTGCCCACAACCACCACCAGCACAACTATTATAACTCAGCCTAG